TACAGCAAATTCCGATCAAACCCGCCACAAGAAGAGTAAACTAGAAGCATCACCAAATTGAAATAAAATATGGCAGCATATTCGCTTGATTTACGACAAAAGATATTAAGTGCATGGGAAAACAAAGAAAATACTCAAAGAGATTTAGCTAAACGATTTAAAGTAAGTTTATCTTTTGTGCGAGATTTATTGCGTCGGTATCGAGAAACAAATGAGATAGCAGCAAAACCGCAAGGAGGAGATCGACGATCCAAAATCAAAGGTAAAAATGAAGAATTATTAAAGACAATTATTAAAGAACAAAATGATATATATCTGCGAGAGATAAAAGAAACGCTTCAAGACACCAAAGGAATGC
This genomic interval from Pseudanabaena sp. BC1403 contains the following:
- a CDS encoding IS630 transposase-related protein, encoding MAAYSLDLRQKILSAWENKENTQRDLAKRFKVSLSFVRDLLRRYRETNEIAAKPQGGDRRSKIKGKNEELLKTIIKEQNDIYLREIKETLQDTKGMQVSVSSLSRTLKRLDLGRKKKL